The following DNA comes from Streptomyces spinoverrucosus.
AGTCGTTGAGGAACTCCAGGAACGCCGAGCGCTTCACGCCGCCCTTCTCCGCGAGCAACGTGATCTCGGCCAGCGACTGGGTGACGACGCCCAGGAAGACGTTGTGCGCGATCTTGACGAGGCGGGCCACCTCGTCGTCGCCGACGTAGGTCACACCGCGGCCCAGCAGGTTGAGCAGCGGCTCGACGGCGTCGAACACCTCGCGCGGTCCGGAGACGGCGACGGTCAGCTTGCCGGCCGCGATCACCTTCGGGTTTCCGCTGACCGGGGCGGCCAGGAAGTCGGTGCCCCGCTTGGCGGCTTCGTTCCGGATCAGCGCGGACACCCCGGTGGACACGGTGGAGCTGTCGATGAGCACTCCCGGTGCGGCGTCGGGTGAGGTCAGCACGCCACCGGGACCGGTGGTGACCGCCTCCAGGTCGGCCGATGCGGAGACCATGGAGAAGACGACGTCCCGGTCGGCCAGGTCGACCGGGGCGTCCACGATGGTCGCTCCCAGCTCGGCCAGTGGTTCGGCCTTGGCGCGGGTCCTGTTGTAGACGGCCACGTCGTGCCCGGCTTCCAGCAGCCGCGTGGCCAGTTGGAAGCCCATGCGGCCGGCGCCGATCCATCCGATGCGCGGGCGGTCCTTGGCTGTGTATGTCATTTCTCTACCTCAATCCTGGAAGACGGCTCGGCAGGCGCGGTCCGAGGGCAGGTCACGCCTGTCCGTGCTGGAAGCGGTGACGCCTTGACGGCTCTGCATCCGGTTGCAGGCGCATGATTCCTGCCGATGGCTGATGAGAACGGAGATCGATGCCGGCTGAGCCGGTTGTGCATTCTCGGCACCTTCGGGTCGGCGCCCCGAGGCAGCCATTCCGGATCCGTACCGCAAACCCTCAATGCAATCGATCGCATTCATGTTTGCTTGAGGGCTGCATGTTGTCAACCCTTCTCGCAGCCGCTCTTGCGTCTCGCCGCCCGGCGAAGGAGCCTTCCGGTTCGGCCGTTATGCAGGCGCAATCGGTTGCTGCCCGACCTGGCGCTTCCCTAGACTGCCCAGGTGAGCAAACGCCCGACCATGTCCGACGTCGCAGCACTCGCCGGAGTGCACAAGGCCACCGCCTCGCGCGCCCTCAACCCGAACACCAGCGGTCTGGTGAAGGCGGCGACGGCCCGACGGGTGAGGCTGGCCGCCGAACAGCTGGGCTTCACCCCCAACTCGGCGGCCCGCAGTCTGCGCACGAACCGGTCCTTCACGGTCGGCGTCCTGCTGCCGGATCTCACGAATCCGCTGTTCCCCCCGGTTGCCCGCGGCATCGAAGAAGTTCTGAACGCGCGTGGCTACACCGCACTGCTGGCGAACACCGACAACGACGGAGCCAAGGAACGCACCCAGTTCGAAGCTCTGCGGGGACGGCAGGTGGACGGATTCATCGTCGCCACCGCCCAGCGCGAGCATCCCCTGCTCCTTGAGGCCCATGAATCGGGCATACCGATCGTGCTCGTCAACCGCTGCACCGACCGCAGACTGTTCCCGTGGGTCGCAGGCGACGACGCCGCCGGGATGGCGCTCGCCGTCGAGCACCTGCTCGGTATCGGGCACCGCGGCATCGCCCACATCGCGGGCCCACAGACCATGTCCACCGGCGTCACGCGCCTGCGAGCCTTCCGGCACGCCGTCGAGAACGCCGGGATCGACCCCGAGTCGGCACCGGTCGCGGTGGGCGAGGCCTACACCGTGCGGGCGGGCGAGCAGGCCACACATGAGCTGCTGGACAGTCACCCCGACACGACGGCCATCTGCGCCGGCAACGACCTGATCGCGCTCGGCGCACTGCACGCCCTGAAGGCCAGAGGCCTGCGGTGCCCGCAGGACCTCTCCCTCGTCGGCTTCAACGACATGCAGTTCGCCGACGAGTTCCAGCCGCCGCTGACCACGGTGCACGTTCCGCACCTCGACCTGGGCGCGGAGGCGGCCCGACTCCTGCTCGAGCGTCTGGATCAAGACGAGGAGAAGGGCCACCCCGCTCCGATGGCGAAGACCGTCCTGCTACCGGTGCGTCTGGTCGTCCGCGCGTCCACCGCCGCGCCGCCGCCTCACGG
Coding sequences within:
- a CDS encoding NAD(P)-dependent oxidoreductase, producing the protein MTYTAKDRPRIGWIGAGRMGFQLATRLLEAGHDVAVYNRTRAKAEPLAELGATIVDAPVDLADRDVVFSMVSASADLEAVTTGPGGVLTSPDAAPGVLIDSSTVSTGVSALIRNEAAKRGTDFLAAPVSGNPKVIAAGKLTVAVSGPREVFDAVEPLLNLLGRGVTYVGDDEVARLVKIAHNVFLGVVTQSLAEITLLAEKGGVKRSAFLEFLNDSVMGSVFTRYKSPALVNLDFKPTFTNILLRKDFDLGLSAARELEVPMPVASATAQLVQAAIGAGHTEEDFATLILEQARRSGITLEPENVTVDDGLTPES
- a CDS encoding LacI family DNA-binding transcriptional regulator; the encoded protein is MSKRPTMSDVAALAGVHKATASRALNPNTSGLVKAATARRVRLAAEQLGFTPNSAARSLRTNRSFTVGVLLPDLTNPLFPPVARGIEEVLNARGYTALLANTDNDGAKERTQFEALRGRQVDGFIVATAQREHPLLLEAHESGIPIVLVNRCTDRRLFPWVAGDDAAGMALAVEHLLGIGHRGIAHIAGPQTMSTGVTRLRAFRHAVENAGIDPESAPVAVGEAYTVRAGEQATHELLDSHPDTTAICAGNDLIALGALHALKARGLRCPQDLSLVGFNDMQFADEFQPPLTTVHVPHLDLGAEAARLLLERLDQDEEKGHPAPMAKTVLLPVRLVVRASTAAPPPHGA